From Diospyros lotus cultivar Yz01 chromosome 4, ASM1463336v1, whole genome shotgun sequence, a single genomic window includes:
- the LOC127798786 gene encoding UPF0548 protein At2g17695 isoform X1 — protein MVFLCWARPSPQEQKACIVKSGTFNYDSEHRGASSKPTSTLQEDKKLSRNGFLVNHARSLVGSGMDTYEKGKTALQNWRHFGLDWAFVDSKTPIQSGVKFCVCVKEIFPWLMMPLQVVYVNEHRNTRKGVASFGFGSGTLQGHLLNSNCPILSSLKPKKRRWSNKFCLSEAANGGKYVVQVGRIEDDDELWNRRMKCPEVQGQDRKL, from the exons ATGGTTTTCTTGTGTTGGGCTCGGCCATCTCCTCAAGAACAGAAGGCTTGCATTGTGAA GTCTGGCACCTTTAACTATGACTCTGAACACAGAGGAGCAAGTTCCAAGCCTACTTCAACACTGCAAGAAGATAAGAAGCTATCCAGAAATGGTTTCCTAGTCAACCATGCGCGAAGTTTAGTAGGTTCAGGGATGGACACATATGAAAAGGGGAAAACTGCTCTCCAAAATTGGAG GCATTTTGGGTTAGATTGGGCATTTGTTGATTCGAAAACTCCCATTCAAAGTGGGGTCAAGTTCTGTGTATGTGTAAAGGAAATTTTCCCATGGCTCATGATGCCTCTTCAGGTGGTGTATGTAAATGAGCACCGGAACACTAGAAAGGGAGTGGCCTCTTTTGGTTTTGGCAGCGGCACTCTTCAGGGACACTTACTG AACTCCAATTGTCCAATCCTATCATCTTTGAAGCCAAAGAAAAGGAGGTGGAGCAATAAATTTTGTCTGTCAGAAGCTGCAAATGGTGGTAAATATGTGGTTCAAGTGGGAAGaattgaagatgatgatgagcTCTGGAACAGGAGAATGAAGTGTCCAGAAGTTCAGGGACAAGACCGAAAGCTTTAG
- the LOC127800145 gene encoding la-related protein 1B-like isoform X1, translating into MMSAAANHAPVNTRAGGEDLAARVVAPPPQQWNQVVRGDESEPIVSSVAAASAVGLGKINCSPSEGSFSKLAAAAVSDSSTSSVQDDCAVEAQRECSGNGNGSGNGNAGKKPAWNKPSNDAIEVGPVMGAVSWPALSESTKTGQKPSSSESLKALSDGSVSVSQKQVVTNSSNLTLSPIHPTTTSQKYVKSDGASSSGSASANGGLPQQPPSVATVVERSSNITGKPGSGVPDSSSRDHAHRESGRRGAFGSHSQSGNHHAQQRNSSRRGNGSPHLHNDGSFHQNYGARRYQDHWNHDWNSSHSFNGRDARIQPQRVVNRGFTRTSPRNTASFIPPPVSIQPFSNHMVYPDIASQVIYVQAPLPPPPPPPESHGGVAFIPPIPPQAMYFPMPDPQLKNKIVNQINYYFSNENLVKDTYLRLKMDEQGWVPIKTIADFRKVKDLTNNIQLILDALRTSNVVEVKGDKIRKLNDWRRWIMPLPPVQISSPSAGRPGDDTLATSIQSMSLQ; encoded by the exons ATGATGTCCGCGGCTGCTAATCACGCTCCTGTCAATACCCGCGCCGGAGGCGAAGACCTAGCGGCGCGTGTTGTCGCGCCGCCGCCGCAGCAGTGGAATCAGGTTGTTCGGGGGGATGAATCTGAGCCGATCGTTTCGTCCGTTGCGGCTGCGTCGGCGGTTGGTCTGGGGAAAATCAACTGTTCTCCTTCTGAGGGGTCTTTTTCGAAgctggcggcggcggcggtttCCGATTCGTCGACATCGTCGGTGCAAGATGATTGCGCTGTAGAGGCGCAGCGAGAGTGCTCGGGTAATGGTAATGGTAGTGGCAATGGCAATGCGGGTAAGAAGCCGGCTTGGAACAAGCCTTCCAACGACGCTATAGAGGTCGGGCCAGTTATGGGGGCCGTTTCTTGGCCCGCTCTCTCCGAGTCCACCAAGACTGGTCAGAAACCGTCTTCGTCTGAATCATTGAAAGCCCTCTCGGATGGATCGGTCTCGGTATCCCAG AAACAGGTAGTCACTAATAGCTCAAACCTTACTTTGAGTCCAATTCATCCGACAACCACAAGCCAAAAATATGTGAAGAGTGATGGTGCGAGTTCAAGTGGAAGTGCATCTGCCAATGGTGGGCTCCCGCAGCAACCTCCATCGGTGGCTACGGTAGTGGAAAGATCTTCCAATATTACTGGGAAACCTGGGTCTGGTGTTCCTGACTCATCTTCAAGAGACCATGCACACAGGGAAAGTGGAAGAAGAGGAGCATTTGGGTCACATTCTCAGAGTGGGAATCATCATGCACAGCAACGCAATTCATCTAGGAGGGGCAATGGGAGTCCACATCTTCACAATGATGGTTCTTTTCATCAGAATTATGGGGCCAGGCGGTACCAGGACCACTGGAATCATGATTGGAACTCTAGTCATAGTTTCAATGGCAGAGATGCTCGTATACAGCCTCAGAGAGTTGTTAATAGGGGTTTTACGCGAACCTCTCCACGTAATACTGCTTCATTTATTCCTCCACCTGTGTCTATACAACCTTTTAGCAACCACATGGTTTACCCTG ATATTGCATCCCAGGTGATCTATGTTCAAGCTCCCCttccacctccacctccacctcctgAGTCCCACGGAGGTGTGGCTTTTATCCCACCAATACCACCTCAGGCCATGTATTTTCCCATGCCAGATCCACAGTTGAAAAATAAGATAGTGAATCagataaattattatttcag CAATGAGAATTTAGTTAAAGATACATACTTGCGGCTGAAGATGGATGAACAGGGCTGGGTTCCCATTAAAACAATTGCAGACTTCAGAAAA GTTAAGGATTTGACAAACAACATCCAGCTTATATTGGATGCTTTGCGCACTTCAAATGTGGTGGAAGTGAAG GGTGATAAAATAAGAAAGCTTAATGATTGGAGGAGATGGATCATGCCATTGCCACCCGTTCAGATATCTTCTCCATCTGCAGGACGGCCGGGTGATGACACGCTGGCGACCAGCATCCAGAGTATGTCACTCCAGTAG
- the LOC127798786 gene encoding UPF0548 protein At2g17695 isoform X2 yields MVFLCWARPSPQEQKACIVKSGTFNYDSEHRGASSKPTSTLQEDKKLSRNGFLVNHARSLVGSGMDTYEKGKTALQNWRHFGLDWAFVDSKTPIQSGVKFCVCVKEIFPWLMMPLQVVYVNEHRNTRKGVASFGFGSGTLQGHLLAGEERFSIELDHNNQVWYEILSFSRPAHFLSLIGYPYVLLRQKYFAHQSTDAVKKHLSA; encoded by the exons ATGGTTTTCTTGTGTTGGGCTCGGCCATCTCCTCAAGAACAGAAGGCTTGCATTGTGAA GTCTGGCACCTTTAACTATGACTCTGAACACAGAGGAGCAAGTTCCAAGCCTACTTCAACACTGCAAGAAGATAAGAAGCTATCCAGAAATGGTTTCCTAGTCAACCATGCGCGAAGTTTAGTAGGTTCAGGGATGGACACATATGAAAAGGGGAAAACTGCTCTCCAAAATTGGAG GCATTTTGGGTTAGATTGGGCATTTGTTGATTCGAAAACTCCCATTCAAAGTGGGGTCAAGTTCTGTGTATGTGTAAAGGAAATTTTCCCATGGCTCATGATGCCTCTTCAGGTGGTGTATGTAAATGAGCACCGGAACACTAGAAAGGGAGTGGCCTCTTTTGGTTTTGGCAGCGGCACTCTTCAGGGACACTTACTG GCTGGGGAGGAACGATTCTCGATCGAGCTGGATCATAACAACCAGGTATGGTATGAAATCCTCTCCTTCTCGAGGCCAGCACACTTCCTCTCCCTAATCGGGTACCCATATGTACTGCTGAGACAAAAGTATTTTGCTCATCAATCCACCGATGCAGTTAAGAAGCACTTGTCAGCTTAA
- the LOC127800145 gene encoding la-related protein 1B-like isoform X2, with protein sequence MMSAAANHAPVNTRAGGEDLAARVVAPPPQQWNQVVRGDESEPIVSSVAAASAVGLGKINCSPSEGSFSKLAAAAVSDSSTSSVQDDCAVEAQRECSGNGNGSGNGNAGKKPAWNKPSNDAIEVGPVMGAVSWPALSESTKTGQKPSSSESLKALSDGSVSVSQVVTNSSNLTLSPIHPTTTSQKYVKSDGASSSGSASANGGLPQQPPSVATVVERSSNITGKPGSGVPDSSSRDHAHRESGRRGAFGSHSQSGNHHAQQRNSSRRGNGSPHLHNDGSFHQNYGARRYQDHWNHDWNSSHSFNGRDARIQPQRVVNRGFTRTSPRNTASFIPPPVSIQPFSNHMVYPDIASQVIYVQAPLPPPPPPPESHGGVAFIPPIPPQAMYFPMPDPQLKNKIVNQINYYFSNENLVKDTYLRLKMDEQGWVPIKTIADFRKVKDLTNNIQLILDALRTSNVVEVKGDKIRKLNDWRRWIMPLPPVQISSPSAGRPGDDTLATSIQSMSLQ encoded by the exons ATGATGTCCGCGGCTGCTAATCACGCTCCTGTCAATACCCGCGCCGGAGGCGAAGACCTAGCGGCGCGTGTTGTCGCGCCGCCGCCGCAGCAGTGGAATCAGGTTGTTCGGGGGGATGAATCTGAGCCGATCGTTTCGTCCGTTGCGGCTGCGTCGGCGGTTGGTCTGGGGAAAATCAACTGTTCTCCTTCTGAGGGGTCTTTTTCGAAgctggcggcggcggcggtttCCGATTCGTCGACATCGTCGGTGCAAGATGATTGCGCTGTAGAGGCGCAGCGAGAGTGCTCGGGTAATGGTAATGGTAGTGGCAATGGCAATGCGGGTAAGAAGCCGGCTTGGAACAAGCCTTCCAACGACGCTATAGAGGTCGGGCCAGTTATGGGGGCCGTTTCTTGGCCCGCTCTCTCCGAGTCCACCAAGACTGGTCAGAAACCGTCTTCGTCTGAATCATTGAAAGCCCTCTCGGATGGATCGGTCTCGGTATCCCAG GTAGTCACTAATAGCTCAAACCTTACTTTGAGTCCAATTCATCCGACAACCACAAGCCAAAAATATGTGAAGAGTGATGGTGCGAGTTCAAGTGGAAGTGCATCTGCCAATGGTGGGCTCCCGCAGCAACCTCCATCGGTGGCTACGGTAGTGGAAAGATCTTCCAATATTACTGGGAAACCTGGGTCTGGTGTTCCTGACTCATCTTCAAGAGACCATGCACACAGGGAAAGTGGAAGAAGAGGAGCATTTGGGTCACATTCTCAGAGTGGGAATCATCATGCACAGCAACGCAATTCATCTAGGAGGGGCAATGGGAGTCCACATCTTCACAATGATGGTTCTTTTCATCAGAATTATGGGGCCAGGCGGTACCAGGACCACTGGAATCATGATTGGAACTCTAGTCATAGTTTCAATGGCAGAGATGCTCGTATACAGCCTCAGAGAGTTGTTAATAGGGGTTTTACGCGAACCTCTCCACGTAATACTGCTTCATTTATTCCTCCACCTGTGTCTATACAACCTTTTAGCAACCACATGGTTTACCCTG ATATTGCATCCCAGGTGATCTATGTTCAAGCTCCCCttccacctccacctccacctcctgAGTCCCACGGAGGTGTGGCTTTTATCCCACCAATACCACCTCAGGCCATGTATTTTCCCATGCCAGATCCACAGTTGAAAAATAAGATAGTGAATCagataaattattatttcag CAATGAGAATTTAGTTAAAGATACATACTTGCGGCTGAAGATGGATGAACAGGGCTGGGTTCCCATTAAAACAATTGCAGACTTCAGAAAA GTTAAGGATTTGACAAACAACATCCAGCTTATATTGGATGCTTTGCGCACTTCAAATGTGGTGGAAGTGAAG GGTGATAAAATAAGAAAGCTTAATGATTGGAGGAGATGGATCATGCCATTGCCACCCGTTCAGATATCTTCTCCATCTGCAGGACGGCCGGGTGATGACACGCTGGCGACCAGCATCCAGAGTATGTCACTCCAGTAG